The Juglans microcarpa x Juglans regia isolate MS1-56 chromosome 2D, Jm3101_v1.0, whole genome shotgun sequence DNA window AGTAGAGACAATAATAGTCAAGCCAAACCTTAATAATGTTATTTTCAACAAGCCAAACATAACAATTGTTGcacctaattaataatatactGCTACTAAAGATTCAGAAGTTCTTTTTAAACTATACACaactcaaagaagaaaaaagctaaagaaaaaacaaagagagataTTGGAGATCAGTATTGcttaagaataaattaattcttaaaaaagaaagaaagagttgCAAGAGAAAACAATATACAAAGGATGAGAGGAGTGAGAGAAAGGGATTCCTCTGCCAGCAATGTCCTTTGAGGACCAATCAGAAAGCGAATTCTGTTGGAAGTTAAAATCCCACGTGGAACCCTCAAAACTCTTTACAAGTCCCAACCAGTGGCCCCACCGCAATACTGTGTCTCATCACGTGAATCACCCATGTGAGCCCCTCTGCTCtttgtctctctgtctctcctcCAAACGGTGTCGTACGATCACGTCCCCAACACCCCTCACCAAAACTCCAGAGCTGTTTCATGCACGAGCGTGTCCAATATGTCCTTCTCTATTTCCGTCACCATCTCCTCTCCTTCCTCCTCACATGCCATCGCACTTTGGAGCTTCAGTCTCGGAATATCCTTGTCGATCAAAGCATCAATGTCTTCCAGAACACGACAATCGGCACATGGGAAGCTTCGGATTTTCGCACACAATTTTTCAATTAGTTGGGACCCTTGCATGTGACAAAAACCAGGTCCGCTCTTCGAACTTGCCCATGGCTTCATGTCTATGTAATTAGGCTTCAAAATCTCAACCAACAGTTCATCCACAAGATGGAACAGTAATAGTTTTTCGTTGCACCCTAAACCCAATCGACCAGGCATGATTCCAGTACTCTCAGTCCCAGTAGTAAAGATGGCAGTAGATGTATCGGTGCCAGTATATTCGAGTTCGTGAAGGATAGCCGGGTCTAACGGATGGGAAGGAGAGAACCAACTGGAGAAGGACACTATGCAGGTTTCTTTGTCTATACCAGTACGCCTTAGGATGTTGCTAACGTACTCATATTCTGCTCCACAAGCTCCGGTGGTGGAGTCACCGTTAAATATGTCGTCGTTGCTTTCTCGGGCCATGAGCTTGTCCGTCGTTTCTGGTTTGTACTTATGGCTCGTACAACTAGATAACTGTGAGCTACATCTTGATTCTTGGGCGTCAAATACCTGAAACTGTGTTCCCcataatacaaaaacaaaataagccGATAGACTAAACGATAAGtaacccccaaaaaaaattaaaagcaaaaagGAATACTGCTTAGTTTActacaacatatttttttccttcgaAAGGTAATAGAAAATCGAGAATAGAGCACCTGTTTTTGAGGAATCTTGGTTGCTGGTGGGGAAGGTTCTTTCTTCACTGTGAGAAGGTTTGGGACAGTAATGTTGAGAAGGTCATTTGACAAAGGGGTTTTCTTGCATTTCTTCTCTGAAATGTTGGCTCTGGTGGCTATTGATCGCCGAACAAATGGTTCCTCTTGCTTGTTTCGGATTATATCCGAAGTTTGTGGAGGCTTCTTTAGCCTCTGACGGAACCTTTCACCTTCGATCTTTTCACTTTTTGGATTGTTTTCGGGCCCTGCTGCTGCTTTTGCAGTGGTTGAGGTTTCGGCTTCATGACTGAAACTTTAATCGGTTGCGGCTGGACATTCTGTGATGAAGACAGTGAAGACGACGATGGTTTTGGATAATGAAAAGATTTATCTTTGCTGGATACTTGTGTCGTGCTTGATTTGATCTTTGACTCCGAGAATCTGAGCCTTGGAGAGCAAGAAGGTGCTGAGTGCTTGCCTGGACTTGAATATTGATCTTCCACAACTTTGGTGAAAGCCTTGGAATACTTCCTTGATTTGAATTGGTTAACAAGCTCAGTTGATCTTCCTTGGTCTCTGTTCGTGATAGTGTTCGTTATGTCCATCCCGACTTTCCTGTTAACCTTTTCTTTCATCTGCTTCACAATTTGCCTAGCGTACTCGCTCGGACTTCTGTTATTCTCCTCTTCAACTCTGCGCTCTTTCCTTCTCAGATATGAAAAACGAGAGAACTCCAAGTCCTCACTTGCGCTCAagttctctttgttgatctgAAGTGAGAGCCTGTGATCGACGTTGGATCTTCTAGCTGAGGATATTCTTGGAGTCTCCGGCAAAGACCGAGTACCAGTAATAATATCGTAGTCTAAGATATTTCTTAGCCTGCTTTGGAGGGGTTGCGGTGGACGAAGACGGTGAGAATGTGATTTGGGAAGAGGATTTTGTGTTCCATGTGCTGAAGAATAAGAAAAGGGAGAGCGAGTTTCGGGAAGAAGGTCGAGACCCATGAGTCTTGCTACCAAATTCGGGGTCTTGATCCCAGGAGAGCTGCTGATTTCAGAGGAACAATCATTTGGAGCTCCAGCCTTTGTTCCTCTGAGTCCACTTGTTTTAATTTGGATACCTATCTGGATTttcgaaaacaaaaaaaaaaaaaaaaaaaaaaaaaaaaaaatcttataacaGTATTAGGGACTCGACATTATCAGTATCATCACCATAACTCATGCACTTTACAAAACAAGAATCttaggagaaaaataaaatagagggtGCATGGCAACCtggaaaattgtaaaataattttgtaacaGAATAACTTACAGGGATGTTAAAAtgatcttcttcctcttctccttctcttgTAATACATGATAACGAAAGCTCCTCCGATTGCAAGCTATTTCTTGGTGCTTCAACTCCTGGATTACACAGATATTCCATAATCGAAGTTTAAAGAATgtatgaaagagagagagagagatcagagagagagagaacctttgGGATTAGTGGGTTCCTCTGGGAGGAAACAGGTAGGCTCGAAAGAGGGTTTTCGGTGGTGCAAAGCGAACCGAAACTGATGGAAATCAAAGAACTGAAAGACAGCATTCATGCAACCAGAAGAAGAGGCATCTTTCTCTCCTCCAGCACCACCTCTCTTGGAGGATCTTCCGCCCCAATACCATTCCCTACCCATTTCTTAATGCTTCTATCAGCTTGCTATTCCGTGGACAAGAAATATGGTCTGGAAAGAACTTTTCTAACAAAGAGAAAATCAGAATGAAAATGACAGAAAGATGCAGTCTTAGCTCACacaatatgagagagagagagagagagagagagagagagagagagaggagttgaGAGAGAATAGCTAAAAAGATTGTGGGATATGCTGGCGAGGAAGCGAGAAAAGCGGATCCATGAAGCATAAAACAGCCCCGTTTGATTTGAGGAATTAAGTACAGTGAAACTATTTGTCTGagtttctttatcttttttcccccctttcccttttttttaaaccttttatttctatatattttcacTATCTCTGTTTATCTTTATCCTAGATTTTCACACTCACTCCCACGTTATTCCAGAACCAACTCTGCCCTCTCTTTGACAGTCATTGGGAACTGAGACGGATATAGAAATTGAGCTATGACGATATGACCACGTACCTCTCTATTTGCCAGCTGAGAGGAGGAAGCGTACGGGTGTACAactaatattttgaataccgtaccggatagcgtaccggtcaaggtactggaacgaaatatttcgataccaaTACCATTTCaagatagcgtttcgggataacgtttcgggatagtcgatctataaataaattatatatataaaaattatattctaaaataatagtctatatataaataaattatatacaaatacatatatatataaattataaatagtatagtctgaattgagggttaaaaaataagtttgtagtttgaaaaaacgaaaaaacgaaaaaaaaaaaaaaaaacacacaggccgaaatatcggccggtaccggccgaaatataggccggtacaggccgaaattgaggccggtatgaccggtaccggccggtacggccggtattttggccggtacggaacagatatagtacctgtaccggccggacggccgaaacgaaaaatttcggccgtaccggccggtacggtacgaaatttaaaactttgtgTACAACGCCTTCTTCACTTGgctaaacaaaaaatttaactaaaatttatGTCAAAAATATTCAACATTAAATtggtcaaatttaaaataagataatctTCTACTATTATAGTTAgccaaaaataaagaattataattgattcactaaatattaaaatattaatttctcactccaaacaaatattaaaatattagtttctcactctaagcaaaaatattattaaatttataattaagaaatttagatagaattttagatgaatttaatcaaatattttttattattagcatttACTTTGaaagtatgatttttttaatattaatttaattagaatataattattattaatattaaatttgtagaattataaaatgtgatacaaattattaatttaataatattttattattatatagagagtgaatgtcTAATCCAATGTGAGGATTAAATTTGAATAGAACaagcaaatataaaaaagtgtgatattggcTAAATTGTAAAGATGTATTTGGCCAAGTCAATGATGATGCTCTCACAAGtgttataatatattgatatacaCTATATGAGGGACGAAAAATATAGTCATGTAAGTTCtgcatatttattttgaatatacgtaaattctatttttaaaaaattaattttattgcgTGAATTTCagcttttcttatttttttaaaaagtagtgCATGTGCGAAACTTACATATTTAAGACtacaaatcaaagttttaaatttcgtaccgtaccggctggtacggccgaaatttttcgtttcggccgtccggccggtacaggtactatatctgttccgtaccggccaaaataccggtcgtaccggccggtaccggtcataccggcctcaatttcggcctgtaccggcctatatttcggccggtaccggccgatatttcggcctgtgtgttttttttt harbors:
- the LOC121248265 gene encoding LOW QUALITY PROTEIN: uncharacterized protein LOC121248265 (The sequence of the model RefSeq protein was modified relative to this genomic sequence to represent the inferred CDS: deleted 2 bases in 1 codon), whose translation is MGREWYWGGRSSKRGGAGGEKDASSSGCMNAVFQFFDFHQFRFALHHRKPSFEPTCFLPEEPTNPKGVEAPRNSLQSEELSLSCITREGEEEEDHFNIPIGIQIKTSGLRGTKAGAPNDCSSEISSSPGIKTPNLVARLMGLDLLPETRSPFSYSSAHGTQNPLPKSHSHRLRPPQPLQSRLRNILDYDIITGTRSLPETPRISSARRSNVDHRLSLQINKENLSASEDLEFSRFSYLRRKERRVEEENNRSPSEYARQIVKQMKEKVNRKVGMDITNTITNRDQGRSTELVNQFKSRKYSKAFTKVVEDQYSSPGKHSAPSCSPRLRFSESKIKSSTTQVSSKDKSFHYPKPSSSSLSSSQNVQPQPIKVSVMKPKPQPLQKQQQGPKTIQKVKRSKERFRQRLKKPPQTSDIIRNKQEEPFVRRSIATRANISEKKCKKTPLSNDLLNITVPNLLTVKKEPSPPATKIPQKQFQVFDAQESRCSSQLSSCTSHKYKPETTDKLMARESNDDIFNGDSTTGACGAEYEYVSNILRRTGIDKETCIVSFSSWFSPSHPLDPAILHELEYTGTDTSTAIFTTGTESTGIMPGRLGLGCNEKLLLFHLVDELLVEILKPNYIDMKPWASSKSGPGFCHMQGSQLIEKLCAKIRSFPCADCRVLEDIDALIDKDIPRLKLQSAMACEEEGEEMVTEIEKDILDTLVHETALEFW